The genomic stretch GCGACCCGACGAAGATCACATGACCTACGCGGCACACTCCGACGCGAAGTTCGTCGAAGACTGCGTTCGCGCACTCGCCGAGGGCGTCGTCGACGAGTTCGACCACCTCGCGGACGATGCCGTGATTACGATGAAGCAATCCAACGACGAGTCGATCCACCAGCACAACGCCCACGCCGAGCGAAAGGTCGAGATGGAGACGCTGCGCGAGGAAGTCGACGGCTCCTACTAACCCAACACCGAATTCACTGCGCTCGCTATTTCTCGCGTTCGAACCGATCCGGTTGCGAACTCGACGGACACAATCGGCAACGGCAGGAACGACAGTCGTCAGAACTCGAGTGGTTCGGCCTCGCTCCATCGAGGAACGAACTCTTCGTGAACGTTCGCGGCGAACTCGGGGTCCTTCAGGTCGATCATTCCGAACGCGTCGCTCGAGGAGAGGGGGTTCGGGACCTGTATACAGACTTCTACGCCGTCGATAATGTTGAACGAACCGGTGACGTCGTCGTTCGTCCGAACGTCGAAGTCGTCTCGGTGCTGGAGCGCCTCCCGATAGCGTCGACCGACCGCTTCGGAGAGTGACCCCACCATCTCGCGGGTCATCAGTACGTCTATCGACACGCCTCGGTCGAGGGCGTCCTCGAGTTGGGCGCTGACTTCCTCACTTACCGTCTCTAAATCCCACTGGGGGGCCGAATCCGCCGACACCATCACGATGTGGTCGTCCGCGGCTGCCAGTCGCTCGAGAAAGAGGTCGACCGTTTCGTCGGGACCGACGGCCGCCGTCCAGAACTGATCTTCGACCGGTTCGGCGGCATCGAGTTCGTCCTCGAGGTCGTCGACGATCGACTCGTACTGGTCTGCCTTCTCCTCGAGTTCGCGTTTCTTGTCGTCGAGAAGCCGATCTAACGCCGTCGACGGCTCGACGGCGACGTACTTCTTCGGGCGGCTCGCGGTCTGGCTGCGGACGAGATTGTACTGCTCGATGCTGTTGAGAACGTCGTAGATCCGCCCCATTGGGACGTCACTCGCCCGTGACAACTCCTTTGCTGTTGTGGGGCCGGTACTGAGAAGTGACCGATACGCCCGAGCCTCGTATTCCGAAAGTCCAAGATCCCTGAGACTGGCCATATGCTGACTGACCGACCGAAGGAGTATAAACGCTGTGGTGGTTTGCTCTCGGCCCCTGATCGCCCTCTTCTACCCGCTCACTCACTCGAGAAGGGACTGCACCCGTTCGCTCAACGCCTGGGGCGTTTGTGCGGCGTCCGAAACGTCGTCACCCAGTTCGACTCGGGCGCTCCCCGCCTCGAGGTCGTCGGCGTTCGGAACGACGATTTTCTCGTGGTCGGCGAGTCGAAGCGCGGCTCGATGGAGGTCGGTCCCGGGGTCGGTTCCGACGCGAATCACCAGCGGCCCATCGAGTAGACGCGCCGTGGTCGTCGCGTAGCGGGCGATCTGGACGCCGAATCGGTCGCTCGCACCGCCGAAGGCCTCGAGCGTCTCGCGAGCGTACTCGCGATACCGATCTTCGCCGGTCAGCACCGACAGTTCGAGGAGTGCGTCCGCGAACGTGACGTTCGCGTCGAGGGGCCGCAGCGGCCGATCGAGCAATCCGACGTCCGTCGTCGGGCCGTCGAGGAACGACTCCCCGTCGTGGAGTTCCTCGATCGTCACGTCCGCGACGCCCGTCGCCTCCTCGAGAACGGTGGTCTCGAGCGTGCTCGTGGCGGTCGTCAGCGCCGACAGCGTGCGGGCCTGATCGACGAGCAACGGTGCTGCGTCGGTTCCGTTGTCGCTGTCGGGGCGCTCGAGCGCGTGGGACACGACGCCGTCGTCGACGAGATCGGACCGCAGGGTCTCGAGGGCGCGCTCAGCGTACCGTCGCGCTCGTTCGTCGTCGGTGTAGGCGTAGTACGTCAGTAGTCCTTCGATAGCGAGCGCGTTCGACCCGGCGAAGACCCCGTCGTCGACCGGCGGTTCGTCCGCGTCGGCCCGGTCGGTCGCGTCGAGTCCGTGCGCATCGTCGTCACCGGGAGCCTGACTGTTCGCGAAGGCGTCGACGTCGTCGTTCCACAGCGTCGTCGTGAGGTACTCGATCGTCCGTTCAGCAGGCTGGTGATACTCGTCTTTCCCCGTGTGGAGGTAGGCGTTCGCGAACGCACGAACGAGCGCACCGTTCGAATCGAGCAGCTTCTCGTGTTGCAAGCCGGTCCAGTCTCGGTCGGTCGCGAACCGATAGAAGCCGCCGTCGTACTCGTCTAACAGATTCGCACTCACCGCGTCGAACGAACGCAGCGCCATCTGCTGGTCGCGTTTGAGGGCGAACTCGAGGGCGTCCGGAAGCGGGAACTTCGGCTGTTGGCCCCAGCCACCGGCAGTTTCGTCGTACGCCTCCGTGAGCTGGCCCAGCATCGCGGCCTCGACGTCGCCAGAAAGCTCACCCGCGGGCGGGTTGTCCTCGCGAAGCGGACGCGGGATCCGTCCAGCGCCGCTTCCCTTGGTGTCCCACATCGTCCGAACGCTGTCGAGCACCTGTCGCATGCCGTCGGGCCCGAGGTACCCCGCACCGGTTAGCACCGAGCCGTCGGGTGCGAGAAAAACCGTCGAGGGAAAACCGCCCATGTTGTACCGGTCGCGAACGCGTGGATACCGATCGACATCGACCCGAATCGGCACGAAACTGTCGTTGACGTGTGCCGCGATTCGCGGCTCCGCGTAGGTTTCTGCATCCATCTCGTGACAGTGGTCACACCACGTCGCCGTGAGCGAGAGCAAGAGCGGAACGTCGGCATCAGCCGCTTCGTCGAAGGCCTCCCGTCCCCACTCGCGCCACTCGACGCGTGTCGGATCGTCCATACGGGAGCCTCGAGTGTCGCACGCGTAAGCCCTTCGTTCGAACCGGCTGCGTCGCCCGGTTTTGAGAATGGATCGATGAGTTGCTGAACTACCAAGTCGCCGATAGCTGGGGTGGCGACGAGCCGAGTGGCCGCCTCGCCGAGTGAGACACGAGAGTAAAGCGTTTTCACCCTCCACCGGCTATATCGTGGCATGCTCCGGTGGCTCTTCGCGTTGATGCTCATCCCGTTTTTGGATGCGGTGATCCTGGCAGTCGTCGTTAGCCAGACGACGTACCTCGGCTGGGTTGGGATGGTGCTACTCGTCGTTTTGACCGGGCTCGTCGGCATGGTGTTCGTCCGTGCCGAGGGTCGTCGAACCATCCGGAAGATGCAGCGCTCGATGATTCAGGGAGAGCCGCCGACGAACCAACTCTTAGACGGCGGCCTCCTGATCGCAGCCGGTGCCTTCCTGCTCACCCCCGGATTAGTCACGGACCTCCTTGGCTTCTTGCTCGTCTTACCGCTAACCCGGATCCCGATTCGGGCCGGCCTCAAGCGCTTCGTGATCGTCCCCTACGCGGACAAGAAAACCGGCGGCTTCGCGAGTGGGAACGTCTGGACGTTTGGCTTCCCCGACGAAGAGATGGCTCAGGAGACCCAAACTGGCTCGAGTGGTGATGGAACGGTCGACCTCGGTGCCGACGACTACTCCGTCGACGCTGGTGGTCAGCAATCCTACACGGTCGATCTGGGTAACGAACGCACGTCGGACGCGTCGGGAGAATCGACCGACGACGACGGGGAAGAGCCAACTCGGTAGCAGTTCTCACAGTCTTCCAAGAAAGAAACGCTTAAACGTACCACCCGGCAACTACTGATTGCGACGCGGGCCAATAGCTCAATCAGGTTGAGCGCCACTCTGATAAGGTGGAGGCTCTCGGTTCAAATCCGAGTTGGCCCACTACTTTTCAGACGAACAATTTCGTGAGTCGGGAATCTGTGACGAATCTCGAATCATTGTGTTCGAACGTTTCGCTCTCCCCTCCGCATTCTCTCGCTCACTGACGGGTGAGCCACTTCTCGAACTCGAGTCGAAAGCTGTCGCGTATATCGTTGAACCGCACTTTGCACGAGACGAACCTCTGGCGGTCTCCGCGCTGTGTAGGTGGGTCAAGATGGAGCGTAACCGCCTTCTCAACTTGCGGGTAGGTGAGTAGAGTACCCAGAGAACGATTTGCACAGTTTGTCCACTACTATAATACACATCGAACTGACCAATCACTCATCACACGGATGCCAGCGGAGGTGCCGACTACAGTGGATACTAGAATTAATTACTCACACAAAATGGGGGTGGGACACGGACGCTGTCGTTCACTGTTATAAGTTCAGCAAGTGGCTTAGGGAATCGGTTGGTGGGTACCGTCTGTAGTAGTCTCCAGCACTCTGTAACCGAATTTAGTTCGGAATCGGCCACTGGTGACGTAACGAAGCCGAGGCTATTACAGGCTCAACGGCCTGTGACGGCCGACGCCTGAATGCGCGACCCCGTTTAGCACGACGATCGAACCCTTTCCAACGTCTTAATCTCGAGTTCGTTGGTTTCGTCGAGATATTGTTGGACGAGCGTCGGCGTCTATGTTGGCGGTTAATCTCGACTCTCTCTGGTGGTCCGTGGACCGTTTCTGCGAATTCGTTTTGCGCTTTCTCCCAGACTGGGTGTATATCAGAAACGGCCTGCTCGAGCGATTCCACACCGATGAGTCGCTTGCGCCGACTATCGACCGTTCGTTGTTGACCGTCGCACTATTTGGCTAACTCAGTCGACACAACGCCGTTCTTGTGCGTTATTGCAGCCAAGAGCCGTTGTATTGGCTCCTCTCACCACATTGTCGGAGGGCACTTTGCAATTTCCGACAAAGATTTGGTCGAGATGATCCATCATAACGAGGAATATATTGAGTAGAAACTTCTACTGTGAACTATCGGTAGTGACAATCTGAAATAAAGATATTATTCCTGTCATCTCTAATATGCGGTCTACAGCGCTCGGTATCTCTTCCGAATCTGCTCTATAGGGGTGTCACAAAGATATTCGTGGTGGACGGCCCCAGACGCCCGGGCATGTGCCGGCTCGTGTCTGAGGCCACAGTTACCGGCGAACACATTCTTACTGGCTCTACACTGCCGCCTCGAGGTCCGTAAACGACACTTCTTCCTCATTTGCGAGGTGGTGGTGCGGTCGCGTGCCTCTTCGAGAAGATCCGTACGACCACCAATAGCATTTGTAGCCACCGTGACTGCGTTCTTCGTGAAGTGTACACTACCCGACACCGGCATCGGCGGTTTCTCGTTGTCTCTTCCTCGTTCTATCGGTCGAAGTCGACGCGCTCTAATGACTCACCAGGGCCATTGATAGTAAACTCAAACTATTAGTGTGGTGATTTGAACCGACGTGCTTATCTAGAATGGGTGAAAAACACGAGTGATGAGTGGGTATGGGTGTAAAGTTTGTCGAATATTAGACGAATATGGTATGGAGCGATACGAAAAACAACTACTTCAGCAGTGGCAAGCCGATCAATCTCAGCGAAAAGGCTATAGGCAACTTGCGGACTGGTTCAACACGCTGATGTTACGTCGTGAAATGGACCGTGCAGGTCTTTCGACTCTCGGCGATGAAGCCGAATCGAAGTACGAGCGACTGCAGTCAGAGAAAGCGATTGCCGAGGAAGTTGCTACTGAGTTATCGAACGCAGGAGTTCCGACCGAGCAGTTGCGGAAGGACTTCGTTTCCTACGGTGTCATTCGGACCCATCTAAAGGATTGTCTTGATTCCGATGTCGAACTCTCGAGTGGCGAATGGGAACGGGAAGCGATTGAAATATCCCAAAATCACGCGACGACGAAAATCGAGGAAGCTGTTCGTTCGCTTCAAAATAAAGGGAAGCTGAGCACGGGTAGTGAGATTACGGTTTCTGTGAACGTCGAACTCGAATGCGAAAACTGTCACACGCGCGTTCCCGCGGATCGAGCGATCCGACGGGGCTACGTTTGTGATTGCGATGACTAACCATGTCTGATCACACACTTCAAATTGAACTAGAAAATATTGGGGGTATCGAACGAAAAGAAATCTCTATTACTGAGGGAGCAACCTTCATTCAGGGCCCGAACGCAGCGAACAAGAGTTCGTTCCTCAAGGGACTCCTCTTCGCACTCGGAGGGAGGTCGGTTCCGATCCGAAGCGGCGCGGATGAAGCCCGCGTGAAGTTATCAGTCGGTGATAGGCAAGTCGAGCGAGTTGCGAAGCGAACGACGGCCGGTATCGAGACGGATGGTGAGGCGTGGGTTACCGATTCCGACGACGCCACCCTTCTCAAGCGGTTTGCAGGATTACTCGAAACTAATTCGCTCAGGAGCGCTGTCACCCGTAACGACGACGTCGAGTCGCTGCTCAAAGAGCCGATAAACATCGAAGCACTCGAAGAGGAGCGGTCGTCGAAAATAAGCCGAAAGCGGGAGCTTACCAACGAAATTGAGTCGACTAGTGATATCGATACCCGTCTCGATAACAAAGAACAGGAACTCACGGACAAACGCGACCGACTCGACGAACTCGAATCGACGCTCGAAACGTTGTACGCGAAACAGGAAACGACTGATACCGACGACACCCTCCAGGAATTACGAGAGGAGCGTGCGGACTTACGGTCTGACGAAGCCGACTGTGACTCACAGATCGAACAGTTCGAGGCCGCTGCCGACCGCCTTGAACAGCGCACAAACGAAATCGAAGAAAATCTCGAAGACGCCCGCGAGGCTGTCGAAGAAACCGACGTCGAGACACTCAAAGTAGAACGCGAGAACGCCCGATCTGAACTCGACGAGGTCCGTGAGCGCCTCGACGTCCTCCAATCGGCGCTCACCACCAACCGAGAAATGCTCAACTCCGAGTTTACCGGCGTGCTCGGACGCGATTCGGGGCTAATGGGAGATGAAGTGACCTGTTGGACGTGTGGACGATCGTCACCCGTCGACGATATCGAGGAGACCGTTGCCGAGTTGACGGAACTCGTCGAAACAGATAAACGACGAAAACGAGACCGTGAACCGGAGATCGAAGAACTCACCGAGCAGATCGAGCAGGTCCAACGCTCCGAGTCGGAAATACAACGGCTCGAGACGGAAAAACGAGACGTCGAACAGAAACTCGAGAGTCGTCGTGATTCCCTCGAGGAGCAACGCGAGCGTCGCCAGTCGATCCGAGAACAACTCGAAGAACTCGACGACGAGATCGCTGAACAGGCTGCCGACCAGCGCTCTGAACGATCGGAACTGACCGACGAGATCGAGGAGACGAGGGTCGGAATCCAGACGCTTCGCCGAGAGATCGAGCGACTCGAAGAGACCTGTGAATCGCTCCGTGACAAACGTGTTGCGCTCCAACAAAAACGAGAGGCGGTCGACGAACTCTCTGAAGAAATCACGGCGCTAACTGATCGGATCGAAAACCTCGAGAACGAACTCAAAACGGTGTTCAACGACACGATGGACGATCTGCTCGATGTCCTCGAATTCGATCGAATCGAGCGCGTCTGGCTCGACGGTACATTCGAACTCGTCATTGCTCGAGAAGTCGACGGCCAGGTCCAATCGGACTCGATCGAGCACCTCGCAGAGAGCGAGCGTGAAATGATCGGTCTCGTTCTCGCGTTGGCTGGGTTTATCACGTACGATGTCGACGAGGTCACACCAGTACTGGTCCTCGATTCGCTCGGTGCGTTCGACGCCGAACGGACACGCCGTCTCGTGGATTACTTCGCCGACGAGACGGAGTATCTGCTAGCGACGGTACACCCGGAATCCACGGTCGATACCGCGTTCGAAACGATCACGTTCGAACCACCCGTCTAAATTCACCTCAGGGTTGTCGTTTCGCACCTCCCACCACCGACAGCACTCGCGCATTGGCCGGGGGCGATCCAATTGTTGTGTCGCTTATTAATAAACTGGAAGGTAGTTCCTAATATTCACGGCTCGATCCGTTTCGATGAAGTGATTGATCTCTCTCACCGAGTCGAGGGCCTCCAGACGAACGAGCAGGTCTCCAATTTCCGAATTCGATTTCGCGGTCATGATCCCGTAGAGGTCGATGGTTCCGAATCCTTCGGCGACGAACCAGAAATCCATGTCTGCCATCGCTTCGAACGCATCTCGCTTCGAGTTCTCACAGTTCTCGGTTTTGATCGTGACGAGAACGATTTCCCAACTGTTGCGTTCCGGACGAGGGAGAAAGAAACTCGTCATGTCGTCGAGTAACGTCGTCACGCGTCGGCGGACCCCTTCGCTACTGAGTTCGATTCCGTGCTGTGCCAGTTCGTCCGAAATATCTGCGTACGGGCTTCGAGGATCGTTCGCAAGGATCTCGAGGATTCGTCGGTCGATCTCGTCGATTTCGAGAACGGTATCGTCGGAGCGATCAGTCATGGTTGAATACTCTTGCTACCAAGCCTTAAAATCGCTAGACGATTGCCGTCGATACGTACTCCATCGATACACTAGAACAAACTCAATTACCGTTTTGATATTGAGGCGGTGTTGTAGTCTCCATGCATTCTCAGTTGCCTTCTGCGTGCAGTTAGCACGCGACAGCTGATCATGCATCGCACGCGGCAGGCGTAAATCACCTGGTAGTGAATACCGGTCAACAAATTTCGTCTCGTGACGTACCGGTAGATACTCTCCTGACCAGCTGTACCCCTACTCTACGGTATCGAGGCGCAACGGCGTCTCATATCAGTTCATCTTTGAGGATCTTCCCGGTCGGATTTCGCGGTAGTTCCTCGTGGAACTCGACCTCACGGGGCTTCTTAAAGTCGGCAATATGGCTCCCGACGTACTCGCTGACCTCCGCGTCGGTCAGCGACTCGCCATCGTGGAGTACGACGGCCGCTTTCACGCGCTCGGTCCACGCTTCGTCTGGAACGCCGACAACGGCGACCTCCGAAATTTGTGCGTGTTCGTGCAAGACTTCCTCGATTTCGGCGGGGTGAATGTTCTCTCCGCCAGAGATAATCATATCGTCGTATCGCCCGATGAAGTGGAGGAATCCGTCTTCGTCCCGCCGGACGAGGTCAGAAGAGACGAAGTACCCCTCGTCGTCGAACACCTCATCGGTCTTTTCGGGCATTCCGAGATACCCTTCGAACACGGTCGGCCCGCGGTACGCGATTCGACCAATATCGCCGCGATCCACTTCGTCCCCGTCGTCGTCGACGATCTTAACGGCGACGTTGACGATCTCCCTCCCGATGCTGTCTGGCTTCTCGAGTGCGTGTTCTGGCCCGAGCAGACAGGTGACAGGGGACGTTTCGGTCTGGCCGAACACCTCGTAGAGATTCGTGTCGAACGATTCGATAATCGCTGTTTTGAGTTCTTCGCCGGACGGTGCGCCACCGGTCATGTAGTGATCGAAGGCGGAGAGATCGTAGTCTTCGAACTCGTCGACAGTGAGTAGCGCTCGACTCATCGTCGGTACGAAAAACGAGCCGGTAATGCGTTCGGTTTCGATGACCTCCATCACACGAGCAGGATCGAATTCGTTCATCAGATACGTCGTCGATCCGCAGTAGAAGGTGTTATTGAACAGTGCGAACGCCGCGATGTGAAACAGCGGGGTAACGACGAGAAATCGATCTTCCTGCTCCTCGAAATGACAGCTGTAGACGGTGTTCACGGAGTTCTGGATGACGTTGTCGTGAGTGAGGACGCAGCCTTTCGGTTTCCCCGTTGTCCCGCTCGTGTACATGAGCGCGGCGGCGTCGAGTCGAGTCGGCACGACGTCGACGCGATCAATGGAAACACCATCGCGGGCGGCATCGAGGCCGTCGGCAAAGGCGGGAACGTCCGCTCCGAGGTACAGGTATTCACCGATCTGTACGTCGTCGTTCCTAGCGACCGTCGAAATCGTTTCCCTCGCCTCGGAGTCGAAGAGGCACACCGACGCGCCGCTATCCTCGAGAACGTAGCCCACTTCCTCGTCTTTGAACCGGTGGTTGATCGGTACCGGCAGGGCCCCGAGTTTCATCGCAGCGTAGTAGGAGTAGATCGTCTCCGGATGATTTTGCATGTAAACGGCGACTCGGTCGTCCTCGGTGACCCCGCGGTCAGCGAGCACTCGAGCGACCTGATTCACCCGGTCGTCGAACTCGCGGAACGTGATCGAGTCTCGAGTTCCATCGACGAGCGAAACGAGGCAGTCGTCGTCGGGATACTTGCGCGCATTCGTCTCTGCGAGGTCTCCAAGAGTCAGCCCGTCCATGTTCGTGTTCTCATTAGTAGCGTAATAGTAGTTGTGACGACGGTTCGAACAGGGGAGACGTCTAGGAGACAATCGGTACGACCTTGGTATCTACTGACCGAGTTCGCAGGAAATCCATGTCCCGGTTGGGTCGATACAATTTCTTCCGTACCAGAGAGAGGCGACACACGACTCACCCTCGCCGTTCTCACAGCGACGGAGACGACTCACAGAACCCGGTTTCTAACGCTGACTCGAGATGCGTATCGGGCTACGAACGTCCCACCGTGGTCATCGTGGCCAGCACCGCGACTCGTGAGCGAGAAGTCACACTCGAGACGACTCCTGACGAACCGTGATCCGATAGTAGTCGGTGAACTTGATGATATCGTCCGACTCGAACGTGTTGCAAATCTGTTTAGGAGTTGCCATATCTCGTTCGTCAGTTTCGATTAGACGGGGAAACCGTTCCTTCGCACGTTCCGGGAGTTCGTCGTAATGGTACACTCTCGAATCCGGCGGTATTCCGTCTACGAGCGTGAGTGTGATTTTCTCTACCATGGGTGCGTGGGTCAAGGTGTGCGGTCCGACCGTTTGTATGTTTCCCTAGCGGAATTGTCTGTTACTGCCGCACAAATGGTTAATCATTCTCTTTTTATATGCGGTATTTGAAGAAACTCTCCTCAATTATCACCGTGCTACCATCGTATGCCAACAGTTTTCGACCATTGTCTCACTGCCTCGAGTGGCAACACAGACGTGACCCCGGGACAATTCGAACGCTTCTTGCGATCAGTGTGTGGTTCCTGAGAAACTTGCGAGCGCAAACGCTGAATACGCCCCCTCGACACGGATTGCGACTCATTCACACAAGAATCTCGGTCGGTCCAACCGGTTCAATGCTCTCTGAACGGGCTATTCAGCGTGTGACCTGTCGCACGACGAATACAAACGAAACCTATTACTACCGCGGGTGGTATTGGCACACGCATCAATGAAAGAAGCAGTGATTGTCGACGCAGTACGGACCCCGTTCGGAAAGCGGGACGGATCGTTTCGAGATACACACCCACAAGACCTCGCGGCAGAGCCACTGAAGGCGCTTCGAGAACGTAACGGATTCGAACCCGAGACGATCGAAGACGTCATTTACGGCTGTGTCTCGCCGATCGACGAGCAGGGACTCAATATCGGCCGTCTCGCGCCGATGGTCGCCGGCTGGGGCGATATCGTTCCGGGTGTGCAACTCAATCGAATGTGTGGCTCGGGCCAGCAGGCGCTCAATTTCGCCGCGGCGAACGTCATGGCCGGTCAACACGACGTGCTGATCGCGGGCGGCGTCGAGCACATGACTCGGGTGCCGATGGGATCGGACGGCGGCGAGGGAAGTGGACTCACGGACACGTACTTCGACCATTTCGACGAACGAACCCATCAGGGCGAGGGTGCCGAACGGATCGCCGAGGAGTACGACCTCTCACGTGAGGAACTCGACGAGATCGCCGTCGATTCACAGCGCCGCTGGGGCGAGGCGTGGGAAGATGGCCGGTACGACGACCAGGTCGTTCCCGTCGAGACCGAACTCGAGGGAGAAGAGATCGTTATCGAACAGGACGAGCACCCGCGTCCCGGAACCGACCTCGAGACGCTCTCGAACCTGCCGCTGGCGTTCCGCGAGGAGGGGGATGGATTCCACCACCCCGGCAACTCCTCGGGAATCGTCGACGGCTCCTCGGCGCTGCTCGTCGCCAGTGCAGAGGCGGCCGAAGCACACGGCTGGGAACCCATGGCTCGAATCGTCCAGACGGAGGTCGTCGGTGTCGACCCCGTGACGATGTTGAAAGGCCCTATTCCGGCGACGAAGCAAGTCCTCGAGCAAGCCGACCTGGATATTTCGGACATCGACCTCTTCGAGGTCAACGAGGCGTTCGCCTCCGTCGTCGGTGCCTGGCTCGAGGAGACGGGCGCGTCCTGGGAACAGGTCAACGTCAACGGCGGCGCGATCGCTCACGGCCACCCACTCGGGGCGACCGGGGCGATGCTCACTACGAAACTCGCCCACGAACTCGAGCGCACCGGTCAGGATCGTGCGCTCTCGACGATGTGTATCGGCTTCGGGCAGGGTATCGCGACGATCATCGAGCGCGTCTAACGCGCCGATTCTCTTCTCGCCGTCTCGATCGGATCGGGTAGACGACGTCGAGACGAACGCCGCACTCGGACAATTCGATCGCCACGGATCGACCGAATCGGGACGGAGTCCGAGGCCCATACGTGTCGACAGAAGACGACTGAGGTGACACCATTGGTGGGGCGATGAGCGAGCGAACCGAGTCGGTCTGATGCGAGTCGAGAGACGGAAACTGCCGCGTTCGACGCCGGGTTAGGAGGGCGCGGAAAATTCGCCTCCGCTCGAGTCGAACGACGTGACAAAGAGTCAG from Natronorubrum sediminis encodes the following:
- a CDS encoding TrmB family transcriptional regulator is translated as MASLRDLGLSEYEARAYRSLLSTGPTTAKELSRASDVPMGRIYDVLNSIEQYNLVRSQTASRPKKYVAVEPSTALDRLLDDKKRELEEKADQYESIVDDLEDELDAAEPVEDQFWTAAVGPDETVDLFLERLAAADDHIVMVSADSAPQWDLETVSEEVSAQLEDALDRGVSIDVLMTREMVGSLSEAVGRRYREALQHRDDFDVRTNDDVTGSFNIIDGVEVCIQVPNPLSSSDAFGMIDLKDPEFAANVHEEFVPRWSEAEPLEF
- a CDS encoding DUF255 domain-containing protein, which codes for MDDPTRVEWREWGREAFDEAADADVPLLLSLTATWCDHCHEMDAETYAEPRIAAHVNDSFVPIRVDVDRYPRVRDRYNMGGFPSTVFLAPDGSVLTGAGYLGPDGMRQVLDSVRTMWDTKGSGAGRIPRPLREDNPPAGELSGDVEAAMLGQLTEAYDETAGGWGQQPKFPLPDALEFALKRDQQMALRSFDAVSANLLDEYDGGFYRFATDRDWTGLQHEKLLDSNGALVRAFANAYLHTGKDEYHQPAERTIEYLTTTLWNDDVDAFANSQAPGDDDAHGLDATDRADADEPPVDDGVFAGSNALAIEGLLTYYAYTDDERARRYAERALETLRSDLVDDGVVSHALERPDSDNGTDAAPLLVDQARTLSALTTATSTLETTVLEEATGVADVTIEELHDGESFLDGPTTDVGLLDRPLRPLDANVTFADALLELSVLTGEDRYREYARETLEAFGGASDRFGVQIARYATTTARLLDGPLVIRVGTDPGTDLHRAALRLADHEKIVVPNADDLEAGSARVELGDDVSDAAQTPQALSERVQSLLE
- a CDS encoding FxsA family protein encodes the protein MLRWLFALMLIPFLDAVILAVVVSQTTYLGWVGMVLLVVLTGLVGMVFVRAEGRRTIRKMQRSMIQGEPPTNQLLDGGLLIAAGAFLLTPGLVTDLLGFLLVLPLTRIPIRAGLKRFVIVPYADKKTGGFASGNVWTFGFPDEEMAQETQTGSSGDGTVDLGADDYSVDAGGQQSYTVDLGNERTSDASGESTDDDGEEPTR
- the rdfA gene encoding rod-determining factor RdfA, whose product is MSGYGCKVCRILDEYGMERYEKQLLQQWQADQSQRKGYRQLADWFNTLMLRREMDRAGLSTLGDEAESKYERLQSEKAIAEEVATELSNAGVPTEQLRKDFVSYGVIRTHLKDCLDSDVELSSGEWEREAIEISQNHATTKIEEAVRSLQNKGKLSTGSEITVSVNVELECENCHTRVPADRAIRRGYVCDCDD
- a CDS encoding archaea-specific SMC-related protein — encoded protein: MSDHTLQIELENIGGIERKEISITEGATFIQGPNAANKSSFLKGLLFALGGRSVPIRSGADEARVKLSVGDRQVERVAKRTTAGIETDGEAWVTDSDDATLLKRFAGLLETNSLRSAVTRNDDVESLLKEPINIEALEEERSSKISRKRELTNEIESTSDIDTRLDNKEQELTDKRDRLDELESTLETLYAKQETTDTDDTLQELREERADLRSDEADCDSQIEQFEAAADRLEQRTNEIEENLEDAREAVEETDVETLKVERENARSELDEVRERLDVLQSALTTNREMLNSEFTGVLGRDSGLMGDEVTCWTCGRSSPVDDIEETVAELTELVETDKRRKRDREPEIEELTEQIEQVQRSESEIQRLETEKRDVEQKLESRRDSLEEQRERRQSIREQLEELDDEIAEQAADQRSERSELTDEIEETRVGIQTLRREIERLEETCESLRDKRVALQQKREAVDELSEEITALTDRIENLENELKTVFNDTMDDLLDVLEFDRIERVWLDGTFELVIAREVDGQVQSDSIEHLAESEREMIGLVLALAGFITYDVDEVTPVLVLDSLGAFDAERTRRLVDYFADETEYLLATVHPESTVDTAFETITFEPPV
- a CDS encoding Lrp/AsnC family transcriptional regulator, whose product is MTDRSDDTVLEIDEIDRRILEILANDPRSPYADISDELAQHGIELSSEGVRRRVTTLLDDMTSFFLPRPERNSWEIVLVTIKTENCENSKRDAFEAMADMDFWFVAEGFGTIDLYGIMTAKSNSEIGDLLVRLEALDSVREINHFIETDRAVNIRNYLPVY
- a CDS encoding class I adenylate-forming enzyme family protein codes for the protein MDGLTLGDLAETNARKYPDDDCLVSLVDGTRDSITFREFDDRVNQVARVLADRGVTEDDRVAVYMQNHPETIYSYYAAMKLGALPVPINHRFKDEEVGYVLEDSGASVCLFDSEARETISTVARNDDVQIGEYLYLGADVPAFADGLDAARDGVSIDRVDVVPTRLDAAALMYTSGTTGKPKGCVLTHDNVIQNSVNTVYSCHFEEQEDRFLVVTPLFHIAAFALFNNTFYCGSTTYLMNEFDPARVMEVIETERITGSFFVPTMSRALLTVDEFEDYDLSAFDHYMTGGAPSGEELKTAIIESFDTNLYEVFGQTETSPVTCLLGPEHALEKPDSIGREIVNVAVKIVDDDGDEVDRGDIGRIAYRGPTVFEGYLGMPEKTDEVFDDEGYFVSSDLVRRDEDGFLHFIGRYDDMIISGGENIHPAEIEEVLHEHAQISEVAVVGVPDEAWTERVKAAVVLHDGESLTDAEVSEYVGSHIADFKKPREVEFHEELPRNPTGKILKDELI
- a CDS encoding thiolase family protein; the protein is MKEAVIVDAVRTPFGKRDGSFRDTHPQDLAAEPLKALRERNGFEPETIEDVIYGCVSPIDEQGLNIGRLAPMVAGWGDIVPGVQLNRMCGSGQQALNFAAANVMAGQHDVLIAGGVEHMTRVPMGSDGGEGSGLTDTYFDHFDERTHQGEGAERIAEEYDLSREELDEIAVDSQRRWGEAWEDGRYDDQVVPVETELEGEEIVIEQDEHPRPGTDLETLSNLPLAFREEGDGFHHPGNSSGIVDGSSALLVASAEAAEAHGWEPMARIVQTEVVGVDPVTMLKGPIPATKQVLEQADLDISDIDLFEVNEAFASVVGAWLEETGASWEQVNVNGGAIAHGHPLGATGAMLTTKLAHELERTGQDRALSTMCIGFGQGIATIIERV